The following nucleotide sequence is from Mycobacterium sp. JS623.
AACGTTCTGAGCAGACGACGGTGTCGTTTCGGTGAGCCGTGTCCCGGTCAGTGATGTCAGCGGGATGGTGTCGATAACCTTGCTGGTTGTTGGGTCGATCACGACCAACGAATCGGTGGCCCCCGTTAGGTGTTGTCCGTTGACGTTGACGGTGAACGGATTCAGTGCGGTCACGTATACGCGGTTTGTCACCGGGTTGACCGCCACACCATTTGCGACCTGGCCGACGGGGATCGGTGCGCCGACCTGGGTGTTGGTGGAGGTGTCGACGACCTCGATGAACCCCTGGGGCTGACCTGACGAGTTGACCGCATAAGGGGCGCTGGTGCCGTAGAGCGTTTTGCCGTCGGGGCTCAGTGCGATTTGGTAGGGGTCGACGGGGATGGTGTTGGCGACGGTGAGGTCAGTGGTCGCTGTTGGTGCGGCGACGCGACTGGTGGTGCTCGCAGCGGTGGCCGGGATCGCGGAGCCGGTTTGGGTTTGCCGGTAGGCGGCTAGTAGAGCGTCACTGAGCGGGTTCGGCGTGAGGGGTGCGGCTGGAGCACCCGGTTGGGTGGGATCGAACCCGCCGAACAGGCCCGTGAGCACCGACGCAGCCAGGCTCTGCAGGCTCGGCGACGACGGCGCAACGGCCTGCGATGCGGCAGCCACGCTCGCCGGTGCGGCGACAGGAGCGGGCGTGGACACCGGCGTATTCGCCGTCGGCATAGTACCCGTCGACGAGGTGCTGCCCGAGCTGGCCGCAGAAACACTCGCCACCGTGGTGGAAGCGGAGGAGGTGGATGAGGGCACGGGCGCGACGGTTTGGTGACTGACCAGCGAGGCTATGCCGGTGGCGGTTAACGTCTCGGCGGTGTGCGACGACGCCGCAGCGCTCTTCGAGGTTGTAGGCGACGATGTTTCAACCGTCGACGTGCTCGGCGAAGTGTTCGAACTCGATGACGGCTCCGACGGCGAAGTGGTGGTTGTCGACGAGCCGACCGTAGCCGTCGAATCCGTCGGCGCGGAATTCGCTGTGGCGTTAAGAGAACTCGTCCCAGCGGTCGCATTGGAATGCGAGGTGCCACTGGTCGTGGTGGCCGCTGCCGCGTTGGCTGTCGTAGTGGATCCGGTGTTGCCGCCGCTGGCGGACAGAGTGCTCTTCGGGGATTCGTGGGTGGTGGTCGACGAACCAGTCGATGGTCCGGCGTTTTTGCCGTCGGACTCACCACCTGGTGTGGAAATGCCCGTTGTCCGCGCGGCGTCCGAGGAGCCGCTGCCGTTCGGTGAAGTCGAGGAGGGCGCCGAACCAGTGTCGTCGGCATGGGCAAAACCTGACCCATTGACCAGAGCAGCACCCAGACCAAGCGCTACTGCCCCGGCGCCCAACCACTGATACGGCTCGAGGCGCTGCTTAGTCTTCTGGTGACGGCCCTTGCCACGTTGAGGGTGTGTCCTCGATGTTCTCTGCGCACTGTGCCGACCCGCCACCGCGGCCCCCTAGCTGGTAATGAAATTGCCGCAGCAATAACTACCACACCCGACAGCAAAATCGTGAAAACAGTGGAAGGCTGGGAGTCACCTGGGAGCGGTGCTCTTCGGGTGGTCAAACAGCTTCTCGTGCAACGTTATCCGCAAAACGAAAGGACACAGGCCAATCATCCGCCGAAATGGATCCCCAGAGCTGGCAAACAGGCGACGGCGGCCCGGGAATATTGCCGGATGTTGACTTGGGCCGCACCATCTCCCAACGCGTCCCGTCAGTACTGACCGTAGGCGGGCACCGCGTTTCGTACCGGTGGCGATACCGGACCGTGGGATCAGCTGGCGTTGGCGCCGTTGACGTGCCTGCTGTACGCCGCCAGTCCACAGGCCACCGGGCGGGGGATGGACTGGACATTGCAGGCTTCGGAGAACGTCGACACCGCCGCGGGTAGCGGCGGGTATCAAATCGTCACCGCGCCGGGGTGGGCGCACGCCGCAGCCTGGTCACAAGACCACCTGCTGCAGGCGCGGGTGCGTTCGGTGCTGGACATGGAGCCCAAACAACGGGACTCGGTGAAGATGACCATGACCAAGGTGCTGACAGCCTGGCTGCTGACCGCGCGCCGCGACCGGCCTCACCCTGGGCTGGACCTATCCTTCTTCGACGACCCGGCCGCCACGCTGTACCTGTTGACTCCCGTCGATTGGACCGTCGCCGCGCAGGCGATCGTGTTGATGGATCAGCTGATCAACCGACAGCGCACCAAGGTCGCGCAGTGGGAGGAGTTCACCCGCATCGGGCTATTCCTTGATGAGATCACCAACACCCCCATCCCGCGCCTGCCGCAGTATCTGGCCGAGTCCCGCGGCCTGGGCTGCTCCATCTGCTTTGCCGCACAAGCCGGTTCGCAGCCGGACGCGGTGTACGGTCCGCTGCAAGGCAAGGCGATCCGCGATGTGACACCCGCGTCGCTGGTGTTCTACGGCTCACACGAACGCGACGTGATGGAGTCCGCGGCGTTCTGGGCCGGCAAGACCACCCGCAGCCACCAGTCCTACGCCGCGGGTCTCGACGACAAGACGACCGGGCGCCAATTCGGCAACGCGCTGGAGGCTACAGAGCTGTTGCCCCGCAACACTTCAGAGGCCCGGCTCATACCGCGCGGGCAGCCGGGGCAGATGGTCGAACTCATCGACTTCGACGAATTCGTCATCTATCTCGACGAGCTACGGGGAGCGCGCGTGTGTGCCGCCCGCGACTACGAGCCGGCCGGGATGTAGAAGCCCAGTCCCTGGGCGGTGGTCTGCAGAGTCGAGTAGGCCATCCACATGAACCCATCACTACCCCAGGAGGTGCCCATGCTGTTCTGGATCAGCACCGCTTCTTTCGTGTTGTCGTAGGCGATGATCAGCATGCAGTGGCCGGCACGCTGCTTGGTCTTCTCGTTGATCAGCCAGATGCCGTTGCCGACGTACGGGTCGGGGCTGCCGTTATACGACAGGAAGTCGGTGTAAAGGAACGTGCCGTAGGCAAGCGGCATACCTGAGGCGATGACCGTCCGCAGATTCCGCAGGCCATCAGGGCCCTTGAGCTCGGTCGCGTCGACCTCGGGGAGGTCGAATATCGCCTCGGGCGGGATGGGCTGCGAGCCCGGCCCGTACGCGCTCCAGTTAGCCCCGCAGGCGCTGAGATTGGGGGCGGCCGCCAGTGACGCGGTGCCGTCGTTCTTTTCCACCCAACCCATGCAGTCAGTGATTTTCCCACCCTGGCAAGTGCCCGCCGCGATGTCGTTTTGCATTTCCACTTGGATGTAGGTGTAGTCGGGCGCCGCCTGCCGGTCCGGTGACGTCGGGGCAACGCCGCTGCTCTGCGCAGCCCAGAATGTCGTCGCGCCGTACACCGATGACCAGACGAAACAATTGGGGACGGTCTGCTTCCCGACCGGTGGCAACCATTCGGTATTGACCGATGCTGCCGGCGGCAACTCTGCAAGCCGGGGCGGCACGGCGGGCGTTATCGGTTCCTCGACGGTCGGGTCATAGCCGAAGTCGAACGTCTGGTAGATGTCGCTAGCAGGGCTGATGGTTGGGGATTGGTCGGTACTGCTCATTGGTTCACCGCCTCGGTGCTCTCATCGTGTCGTGTGACTCCTGCATGCTTAGTTTTACGATATTGACGCTCGATAGAAAATGGTTTCAGGACGAATTTCATATGGAGGTCGCGCCGATGTCGCTTGAGGTTGACGGCCTTTACGGAATTCGTCGGTGCGCAGGCCGGAGCAACTCAAATGAAATTATTTTCGCCGTTAGTAATTTAAATCACTTAAGGCGCTTTACTAGTTGGCTGATGGGGTTACGTTCGCGCAATTTATGCTGCGTGAGCGGGAAGAATGTATGGCTAGAGTTTTCGCTTGTTTCGCTGGTGCGGGTACCGCGCGGAATCATCACCAGCGCGCGCTGGCTTGCCGCGGTTCCTTGGTTCAGGTCAGTCCGGCTTGCAGGCGTCAGCGGTTCGTGCAACGCAACCGCGACCGTCGCCGCACGCCGTTAAACACCGTCGTCCGAAGGCCCCTGCCCGTCATCAGGCACCGCATAGCCGTCTGCAAGTCTTGCGAATCGCGCTCTGCCGCGTAACACCTCGACGCTACGCTGACTCACAACGAAATACTCGAATCCGGGGCGCGAATCGAGACAGCGCGTGATACCCACTCCATCAGCGGCCCGTGGGCGTGTTGTTCCATCAGACCTCGGAGAACACGGTGCGGATCACCGCCGGCGCGCGCGTCATCGACATCGCGATGGTGGTGTTCCGCCAGGAACAGACGTGGACGGGGTAGGACGGGTCGAGTTTCTCATCATCGCGCTCTGCCTACACCGCCACCGACTGCGACCGGGGCCCCAAAAGCTTGGCTCTGGAACACAACTCCAACGTGAGAACGCACGAAGATCCCCGGCAACGCGGTCACCCAGTTCTACGGACTGCTCAGTGCGCCCGCGCAGATCGCCTCCGCGCAGGAGATGGCGCGGGCGAAGGGCCGGCTGATGCCCGACATCAGCCGGCTGCGTTCGGGCAATTTCTACGTCGCGATCGAAGGCGAAGCCGTCCGTCGCATCGTCGCGCCGTGATGTCTCTCCTACCGCCCGCCGAATCCGCTGTCGCCCGAAGAGGTAGTCGACCTCGCCAAGCGCCCGACTTCCTGATGCACCGCCTCAGGCTGGCGCGACGATGATGACTTCCCCGTTGGGCCGTTGTGGCTGCCCGGTCTGGCGGTTAAGTGGCATCGGCAAAGGCTCCAGTGGATGGCGGCGGATGTCGAGAGTCTGGTAGATCACCAAGACCACCAGTCCGGCGATGAGCACCGCGGAGGCGCCGGCGTTACCCCAGTTCAGTCCGCCGTGATCGCGGCTCTTGCTCAAGATGTTGCCGACCACGGCGCCCCACGGCCGGGTCAGGATGAAGGCGATCCAGAACAGCAGCATGCTGTCGATGCTGGTGAAGTAGTGCGCGGCCAACAGCGCCAACATGGCAGCGGTCAGGATCAGCGCTGCCGGCCGCAGTCCCACGTTCAGCCCGCCGGAGAGGTAGTCGCCGGTGGAGGTGCCCAGGCTGTTGGAGAACACGACGGCGATCCAGAACAGCACCTCACCGGTGAGCGTTGCAAGGTTCTCGACGTTGAGGGTCTGGCCGCTGCGCCACCACATCAGCAGCACGACAGCCAGTCCGCTACCCAGAATCAGCGCACCAGTGGCCTGCCCCAGGTGTGATGTGTAGTTGATGAAGTCCGAGATGGTGGTGCCTGCGGTGCTGGTGAGCACGACGACCGTCCAGAACAGCGCCGGGTGAAACCGTTTGGCGCGCAACTGGATTGTCACGGCAACGAGGAAGATGGCGAGAAGTAGGATCGCGGCACGAAGGGTGCCCAGCCCCAGTGTCTGGGCGAAGTAGTCACCGGCGGTCTCGCCCAGGGTGGTGGCGAGGATCTTCATCGCCCAGAAGAGTGCGGTGATGTGCGGCAGCTTGCGCATGACGTACTGGACGGGCGTCAGGACCATAGCGGAACGATGACATACGGCGCTGAGCCGGGCACACCATCACATCGAGATGGCAGTCAACACACAGACTGCGTATGTCCCGGGCATGCAAGGCTGTTCGTGGGATTCGCACCGATCGTCGCCTGCGGTGACGTAGCCCAGATGCTCCGCTGGGCCGGCCTGCGGCCAGGCCGCAATTGCGCCGTGGGCGGCAACGGCAGGCGACTTCCGACGCAAGAAGTCAAACCGCGCCGCCGAAGCGCGGGTCCAGGCCGCTCAGCGGATCGAGGCGCCCTGAATTCTCACCAAGACTTCCGGGTCACCGTTTATTCACCGCCAATGACCGAGAATCGATCGGAATCGGTCATCTCTCCCGAAGCCGGAGAGATCGTCTTATCTAGGCGCGCTCGTCGAGACCTTGCTTGAGCGTGGTGCCGACGGTGACATTGCCGAAGCGGAGGCGGCGATCGCCAAGTTGGAGGCCGCGCCTGCTGATGGGTCGGTGATCCGTGACATCTGGCTGCTACGCCTGCAGGCGTTGCTAGCACGGGCTCATGATGATGACAGGGCTTACGCACAGTTCCGGGATCGCTATCGCGATATGGCGAGAACGCTTAGCTTCGAGGGCCATATCGCGTGGGCTGAGGCGATGCCCTGAAGGCGGTGAGACCCCAAGCCCTGCCCCACTACTCTCGCGTGGGCAGAACGTGATCGACTTGTCCCGGCTGGGGCGACCTGCGGGAAGCGGGCACGCGGACGTCTGCCCGGCACGACATGGATTACTTTGTCCGGCGTCGGTCACGACGCCATGGTCGAGGACCCTGGCCTGGTAGCTCGGACGGTCTTGGCTGTGACCGGCGTCAACGTTCAGGCCCCCATTGCAAGCGAAATCGTCTGTGACGCAAGGCAACTCGCATCAGTTATCTGGTAACGCAGCTGGCCAATTGCCCGACGACTGCAGGGTTGATGGCTGGGTTGGCGTCAAAGGAGAACTCCTCCAACCGCTTCGGGCGGGGAAAGCCGGCGTCGCGCCTAGCCAGTCGTGGCCGGCGGCGTGCTCAGCGTCCAGCGTCGAATTCGAGGGGCACGCTGGTTGGGCCGATGATTCCGGTCATCGGCTTCCAGGTCGCGGGATGCGCGCGGCGTGGGTTGGGCATGCGCTGAGTGATGACACGGAGCGCTTCAGTGATTTCGATTCGCGCCAGATGCGCGCCTAGGCAGTAGTGCGCGCCGCCGCCGAAGGTCATTATGGCCGGTGCATCGTCGCGGGTGATGTCGAGGCTGTCCGGGTCGCGGTATACGAGGGGGTCGCGGTTGGCCGCAGCGGTGTTGGCCAAAACCACGGTGCCAGCTGGGATGGTGATCCCGGCCAGTTCGACGTCTTGGGCGGCTTTGCGGCCGACGGCGAAAATGATGGGGCAGTACCGCATCAGCTCGTGAACGGCGTTGGGGGCCAGTTCGGGATGCGTGGCCAGCAGCGCCCACTGGTCGGGGTGGTCGGCGAGGACTTGCACCGCGGCGGCTAGCTGGTTGCGGGTGGTGTCGGTGCCCGCGGCCAGCAGGGTGGCGGCGAGCATGAGCAGCTCGTCGTGGGTGAGGCGGTCGCCGTCGTCTTCGGCGCGGATCAGATCCGAGATGATGTCGTCGGTGAGGGTGTGACGCCGCTGGGTGATCATGTCCTCGAGGTAGGCGTCGAGCTGCTGCCAGGCAGATAGGATCGCTGCCCCGTCCTGGGCAATGTTCCAGTCGAACAATTTCTTGATGTCGTCGGCCCAGGCGCCGAAAAGGGGCCAGTCTTCTCGCGGTGCACCGAGCAGCGCGCAGATGATCGGCGTCGGATAACGCCGAGCGATGTCGGTGACCACGTCGCAGTGCCCGAGTCCGGTGAGCGGGTCAATCAGTTCGGTGATGACCTCGATGGCCAGCGTGCGCATCCGTTCTGCGCCGCGCGGTGCGAACGCCTTGGCGATCAGTCGGCGCAGCCGATGGTGCGTTTCGCCGTCGAGGCTGAGGATGTTGGCGATTGCCCGCTCCCACAGCGGGCCGGAGGTCACGCCCTGCAGGTCAAGGCCAAGGCCGCGGGCGGTGATGAATCTGGGGTCGCGCAGCACGGTGCGCACTAGCTCATAGGTCAATACCTCGGGGGCGTAGGGTCCGATCACGATCGGCGCTCGGCGGCGTGCTGCGGCGATGATGTGGTGCGCCTCGAACGGGTCGCGTACGTGCAGATAAGCGATCGATGGCAGCCCAGCGTCGAAAACGGTTGGGCCGCTGTTTGTGGGCACGGTGTCGGTGGTCATGGTGGCCTCCGTGGTTGTCGGGGTGTGAGTCGACTATCCGGTGAGCAAAGGCTCAGACCATCCGCCCCAGCGCGTAGATCCGCCCGCCGAGGGGTCGTAGATCGCGCCGCGTGTGGCGGTCTACGCCGGTGTGGTTAGACGCTGAGGCTGGTCGCCACACGTGTGGCCAGGGCGCATCAATACGCGTGCGAGCGGCGCTAATCTGCGCGTTTGCGCTGATGTTTGCCGTTCGTGGTGGCCGCATGCTGGCTAGCATGAGCGAGATCGATCGCCGCGCGGATATGCCGCTGGTGGACTGGAGCGAGTTGGCCATGAGCGCGCTTTTGCCCACCGGAACGGTGACGCTGCTGTTGGCCGACGTCGAGGGCTCGACACGGTTGTGGGAGACCCAACCCGAGGACATGACAGCCGCCCTCGACCTGCTCAATCACACCGTCGACGACCTGGTCAGTACCCATGACGGGGTGCGGCCGGTCGAGCAGGGCGAAGGTGACAGCTTCGTCATTGCGTTCGCCCGCGCCAGCGACGCCGTCGCCTGCGCACTGCAGCTGCAGTTGACCGTGCGCCCGCCGATCCGCATCCGGATTGCGCTGCACACCGGGGAAGTGCAGTTGCGTGACGCCGGCAACTATGCCGGGCCCACCATCAACCGGACCGCGCGGCTGCGCGACCTAGCCCACGGCGGACAGACGGTGCTGTCGGGCGCAACCGAACAATTGGTCGTTGACCGGCTATCGGCCGATGCCTGGTTGTCCGACTTGGGCGTTCACGCGTTGCGTGACCTGCCTCGCCCGGAGCGAGTGATCCAACTCAACCATCGCGACCTGCCCAACGACTTCCCGCCGCTGCGCACCGCCAATGACGTTGCCAATTCCCATCTTCCAGTCCAGTTGACCAGCTTCGTCGGCCGCAATTCACAGATCAGCGACATCGCACA
It contains:
- a CDS encoding TraM recognition domain-containing protein; its protein translation is MTCLLYAASPQATGRGMDWTLQASENVDTAAGSGGYQIVTAPGWAHAAAWSQDHLLQARVRSVLDMEPKQRDSVKMTMTKVLTAWLLTARRDRPHPGLDLSFFDDPAATLYLLTPVDWTVAAQAIVLMDQLINRQRTKVAQWEEFTRIGLFLDEITNTPIPRLPQYLAESRGLGCSICFAAQAGSQPDAVYGPLQGKAIRDVTPASLVFYGSHERDVMESAAFWAGKTTRSHQSYAAGLDDKTTGRQFGNALEATELLPRNTSEARLIPRGQPGQMVELIDFDEFVIYLDELRGARVCAARDYEPAGM
- a CDS encoding C1 family peptidase, translated to MSSTDQSPTISPASDIYQTFDFGYDPTVEEPITPAVPPRLAELPPAASVNTEWLPPVGKQTVPNCFVWSSVYGATTFWAAQSSGVAPTSPDRQAAPDYTYIQVEMQNDIAAGTCQGGKITDCMGWVEKNDGTASLAAAPNLSACGANWSAYGPGSQPIPPEAIFDLPEVDATELKGPDGLRNLRTVIASGMPLAYGTFLYTDFLSYNGSPDPYVGNGIWLINEKTKQRAGHCMLIIAYDNTKEAVLIQNSMGTSWGSDGFMWMAYSTLQTTAQGLGFYIPAGS
- a CDS encoding COG4705 family protein encodes the protein MVLTPVQYVMRKLPHITALFWAMKILATTLGETAGDYFAQTLGLGTLRAAILLLAIFLVAVTIQLRAKRFHPALFWTVVVLTSTAGTTISDFINYTSHLGQATGALILGSGLAVVLLMWWRSGQTLNVENLATLTGEVLFWIAVVFSNSLGTSTGDYLSGGLNVGLRPAALILTAAMLALLAAHYFTSIDSMLLFWIAFILTRPWGAVVGNILSKSRDHGGLNWGNAGASAVLIAGLVVLVIYQTLDIRRHPLEPLPMPLNRQTGQPQRPNGEVIIVAPA
- a CDS encoding cytochrome P450, with protein sequence MTTDTVPTNSGPTVFDAGLPSIAYLHVRDPFEAHHIIAAARRRAPIVIGPYAPEVLTYELVRTVLRDPRFITARGLGLDLQGVTSGPLWERAIANILSLDGETHHRLRRLIAKAFAPRGAERMRTLAIEVITELIDPLTGLGHCDVVTDIARRYPTPIICALLGAPREDWPLFGAWADDIKKLFDWNIAQDGAAILSAWQQLDAYLEDMITQRRHTLTDDIISDLIRAEDDGDRLTHDELLMLAATLLAAGTDTTRNQLAAAVQVLADHPDQWALLATHPELAPNAVHELMRYCPIIFAVGRKAAQDVELAGITIPAGTVVLANTAAANRDPLVYRDPDSLDITRDDAPAIMTFGGGAHYCLGAHLARIEITEALRVITQRMPNPRRAHPATWKPMTGIIGPTSVPLEFDAGR